A single window of Oligoflexia bacterium DNA harbors:
- the galU gene encoding UTP--glucose-1-phosphate uridylyltransferase GalU has translation MIKKAVIPVAGLGTRFLPATKAVPKEMLPIVDRPIILHVVEEAIAAGIEDIIFVTGRHKTAIEEFFDHNYELEDTLERQGKKDLLELTKRISNMVNVISVRQKNPKGLGHAVLAAKSIVGNSPFAVLLGDEVMDGSPTVTQQLAKVYETEGLSTVAVMEIPKEDVKKYGIVKVAPHKNKKTFKILDVVEKPNPQDAPSRWALPGRYVFSPDIFKYLEETKPSKGGEIQLTDAMTKLAAKEGLLAYAFDGLRFDAGDKLGYIGVNLEFALRHPEIGTATRQYVLDLAKRLTREES, from the coding sequence ATGATCAAAAAAGCTGTTATTCCCGTAGCGGGGCTTGGTACTAGGTTTCTTCCGGCAACAAAGGCTGTGCCCAAAGAAATGCTTCCAATTGTTGATCGACCTATAATTTTGCATGTTGTTGAAGAGGCGATCGCCGCTGGGATTGAAGATATTATTTTCGTCACGGGTCGACACAAAACTGCTATTGAAGAATTTTTTGATCATAATTATGAACTCGAAGACACTCTTGAGCGCCAAGGTAAAAAAGATCTTCTCGAATTAACAAAACGAATTTCAAATATGGTGAATGTCATCAGCGTTCGCCAAAAAAATCCAAAAGGTCTTGGCCATGCCGTATTAGCTGCCAAATCAATAGTCGGAAACTCTCCGTTTGCCGTTTTATTAGGCGATGAAGTTATGGATGGCTCTCCCACCGTGACTCAACAACTGGCAAAGGTTTATGAAACAGAAGGCCTTTCAACGGTTGCAGTTATGGAAATACCAAAAGAAGATGTCAAAAAATATGGAATCGTAAAAGTTGCGCCCCACAAAAATAAAAAGACTTTTAAGATTTTAGACGTCGTTGAAAAACCAAACCCTCAAGATGCTCCGAGCCGCTGGGCGCTGCCGGGTCGTTATGTCTTCAGCCCTGATATTTTTAAATATCTTGAAGAAACAAAACCCTCTAAAGGCGGTGAAATTCAACTCACCGATGCCATGACAAAATTAGCAGCAAAAGAAGGCCTTCTGGCTTACGCTTTTGATGGTTTACGCTTTGACGCCGGCGACAAGCTTGGCTACATTGGTGTGAATCTGGAATTTGCATTGCGACATCCAGAAATTGGCACCGCCACTCGCCAGTACGTACTGGATTTGGCTAAGCGATTAACACGAGAAGAGTCATGA
- the priA gene encoding primosomal protein N': MIDSEFVVVAVDAPLPQALTYRLPKDLATLVSLGSRVVVPLGKRKSHGVVIGESEDASLGAKIKSIGEISDEPALGDKTRKWLKWLAQYYIHPPGQVYSLAFSPGLEGRKRKSKKTSPTFLKEGAIESAPPPTPNADQKNAIETIRKSAQEEKFDVFLLYGVTGSGKTEVYLQSIDHVLKAGKQALVLVPEISLTPQLIKRFVGRYGDNVAVLHSHLTERERSDQWWSVVRGNKQILVGARSALFCPLENLGLIVVDEEHETSFKQDEQLKYNARDAAIMRAQISNCPVVLGSATPSLESWQNTLTKKYKLLELSTRVENRPLPEFNIVDMRKEKSERDPNLPSWLSKQLFSELLEVVAKKEQAALFLNRRGFAQFILCPSCGYSEHCPQCSVTFTVHGRGTKIICHYCGLEKPIPKHCSSCKEGCYVSVGLGTEKIVDELQTLFDKRGIPVRIARADRDEINSREKLEGLLEKIITHEIDIIVGTQMIAKGHDFPNLTLVGIVLADIGLNLPDFRSSERTFQLLTQVAGRAGRHQKAGRVILQTFVPDHPAIVHSTKHDFKSFAESELIFRKELNYPPFGKLASVRLQGLNLPKVEQAADITRARIDQLILSNPEYQSTDVMGPCESAIAKLRNNYRFQLLLKTQSAKVLNVFLQHLTNDIGWLPTGVKLTIDVDPLQLM; the protein is encoded by the coding sequence ATGATTGATTCAGAGTTTGTTGTAGTTGCCGTTGATGCACCCCTTCCACAAGCACTCACTTACCGCTTACCCAAAGATCTCGCCACACTTGTAAGTTTAGGTTCACGCGTTGTTGTGCCTTTAGGAAAAAGAAAATCCCATGGCGTTGTCATAGGCGAAAGCGAAGATGCAAGTCTTGGTGCAAAAATAAAATCAATCGGCGAAATCAGTGATGAACCAGCCCTTGGTGATAAAACTCGAAAGTGGCTCAAATGGCTTGCGCAATATTACATTCACCCTCCCGGCCAAGTTTATTCTTTGGCTTTTTCACCAGGGCTTGAGGGGCGAAAACGTAAAAGCAAAAAAACTTCACCAACTTTTTTAAAAGAAGGCGCGATCGAATCAGCTCCACCACCCACCCCTAATGCTGATCAAAAAAATGCCATTGAAACAATTCGAAAATCTGCGCAAGAAGAAAAATTTGATGTCTTTCTCCTTTATGGCGTCACGGGTAGTGGAAAAACAGAGGTCTATCTTCAAAGCATTGATCACGTACTTAAAGCCGGAAAACAAGCCCTAGTTTTAGTTCCAGAAATCAGCCTCACACCACAACTCATCAAACGGTTTGTTGGACGCTACGGCGACAATGTCGCGGTACTTCACTCACATCTCACCGAACGTGAACGCTCTGACCAGTGGTGGAGTGTAGTTCGCGGAAATAAACAAATTCTTGTAGGCGCGAGATCAGCACTTTTTTGCCCACTAGAAAACCTTGGTTTAATAGTTGTAGATGAAGAACATGAAACAAGTTTTAAACAAGACGAGCAGCTTAAATACAATGCTCGTGATGCCGCCATCATGCGCGCACAAATTTCCAATTGCCCCGTCGTACTAGGCAGTGCGACACCAAGTCTTGAATCTTGGCAAAACACACTTACAAAAAAATACAAGCTCTTAGAACTTTCAACTCGAGTTGAAAACAGACCACTGCCAGAATTTAATATCGTCGATATGCGTAAAGAAAAATCTGAGCGCGATCCAAATTTACCGTCTTGGTTAAGCAAGCAACTTTTTTCTGAATTACTTGAAGTTGTAGCCAAAAAAGAACAGGCCGCTTTATTTCTTAATCGCCGTGGTTTTGCACAATTTATTCTTTGCCCAAGTTGCGGGTATTCAGAACACTGTCCACAATGCAGCGTGACCTTTACCGTACATGGGCGTGGTACAAAAATTATTTGTCATTATTGTGGTTTAGAAAAACCCATTCCAAAACATTGTAGTTCATGCAAAGAAGGTTGCTACGTATCTGTTGGCTTAGGCACTGAAAAAATTGTCGATGAACTTCAAACACTTTTTGATAAACGAGGGATACCCGTACGCATCGCGCGCGCCGATCGAGATGAAATTAATTCTCGTGAAAAACTTGAGGGTTTATTAGAAAAAATAATTACACATGAAATCGACATCATTGTTGGCACTCAAATGATTGCCAAAGGCCATGACTTTCCAAATCTCACACTTGTGGGCATTGTTTTAGCAGACATTGGTTTAAATCTGCCCGACTTTCGCAGTTCAGAAAGAACATTTCAACTTCTCACACAAGTTGCGGGTCGCGCAGGACGACATCAAAAAGCTGGTCGAGTCATTTTACAAACGTTCGTTCCTGATCATCCTGCCATTGTGCATTCTACAAAACATGACTTTAAATCTTTTGCCGAATCTGAATTAATTTTTAGAAAAGAACTTAATTACCCTCCATTTGGAAAGCTTGCCAGTGTGCGCCTTCAGGGTTTGAATCTTCCTAAAGTTGAACAAGCGGCCGACATTACACGCGCGCGTATTGACCAGTTGATTCTGTCAAATCCTGAATACCAAAGTACAGATGTTATGGGGCCATGTGAATCAGCCATTGCCAAACTTCGCAATAATTATCGCTTTCAATTGCTTTTAAAAACTCAATCTGCAAAAGTTTTAAATGTTTTTTTGCAACACCTCACAAATGATATAGGTTGGTTACCAACAGGAGTAAAACTCACTATCGACGTCGACCCGCTTCAGCTGATGTAA
- a CDS encoding ROK family protein, with the protein MKHTLAIDLGGTNTRFAIFTKDLTLQDEMSIATNPQWGAKIASEKWLDAIAPWLTKYSIDLVGIGSPGPLDTKRGMILETPNLKNWALFSFTDFFKTKLNLDCVLENDANCAVFGEWTYLKIPNLIALTLGTGVGSGIISEGKLILGAGGLASEAGHMSIDRNGPLCECGKRGCLEVFVGGASLVKRYNERQSQPVIGITPQEIFNRAGAGESLAQEFVKEWVWALAIGVGNLVNIFNPQKIILTGGVSHAFNANADEFHKILLTEAFKESLKWCDVAVSQLQDKAGIIGVAAWAQTRKAT; encoded by the coding sequence ATGAAACATACTTTGGCAATTGATTTAGGCGGAACCAACACAAGATTTGCCATCTTTACAAAAGATCTAACCTTGCAAGATGAAATGTCCATTGCAACAAATCCTCAATGGGGAGCAAAAATCGCCTCTGAAAAATGGCTTGATGCAATTGCGCCCTGGCTTACAAAATACTCCATCGATCTTGTTGGCATTGGTAGTCCCGGCCCGCTTGATACAAAGCGTGGAATGATTCTTGAAACACCAAATTTAAAAAACTGGGCTTTGTTTTCTTTCACAGATTTTTTCAAAACAAAACTTAACCTAGATTGTGTTCTTGAAAACGACGCCAATTGCGCAGTCTTTGGTGAATGGACATATTTAAAAATTCCAAATCTCATCGCACTTACATTGGGCACAGGAGTCGGAAGTGGAATTATCTCTGAAGGAAAACTTATTTTAGGCGCAGGTGGTCTTGCGAGTGAAGCCGGGCACATGAGCATTGATCGCAACGGCCCACTTTGTGAGTGCGGAAAACGTGGATGCTTAGAAGTTTTTGTCGGCGGCGCTTCACTTGTGAAACGTTATAATGAAAGACAATCTCAGCCCGTGATTGGAATCACACCCCAAGAAATTTTTAATCGCGCAGGTGCGGGCGAAAGTCTCGCACAAGAATTTGTAAAAGAATGGGTTTGGGCCCTAGCCATTGGTGTGGGAAACCTTGTAAATATCTTTAATCCTCAGAAAATTATTCTAACGGGCGGCGTTAGTCATGCATTTAATGCAAATGCTGACGAATTTCATAAAATTTTACTCACAGAAGCGTTCAAAGAAAGTTTAAAATGGTGTGATGTGGCGGTGTCCCAGCTTCAAGATAAAGCTGGAATCATTGGGGTTGCCGCCTGGGCACAAACTAGAAAAGCAACATGA
- a CDS encoding CFI-box-CTERM domain-containing protein, which translates to MSEKTCPSCNKPSPELLRLDADLKGRLKVDAGITPPDTACPNCYNDFTSKLQKASHKKSRRIAKEQQRLNLWRSRVHLIREAREQFAIKNFPAAVVAYEKYFRVLEIIYEVKPNEIQATHFNNSARSKELVVIASAYWDLMRIYDQSPRFSNRLEQCAVKLSEFLPLTPIYGEILRKIEDYKKSAKNKDKFDLVAKMSTKGKRRCFIATAAFQDADAPTVVILSNFRDNILEQSPLGRKVTKLYYRMSPPVAEILDQSAILRNITRGALVSIAGHLDKKYSLKTKHPSK; encoded by the coding sequence ATGAGCGAAAAAACCTGTCCGAGTTGTAACAAACCATCTCCCGAGTTATTACGACTCGATGCTGACCTTAAAGGAAGGCTTAAAGTAGATGCAGGAATCACCCCACCCGATACAGCTTGCCCAAATTGCTATAACGATTTTACAAGCAAACTACAAAAAGCGTCACATAAAAAATCACGCAGAATAGCCAAAGAACAACAACGACTTAATTTATGGCGCAGTCGCGTTCATCTCATACGCGAAGCGCGCGAACAATTTGCTATCAAAAATTTTCCTGCTGCGGTTGTAGCTTATGAAAAATATTTTAGGGTTCTTGAAATTATCTATGAAGTGAAGCCCAATGAAATACAAGCTACGCACTTTAATAACTCCGCTCGCTCCAAAGAACTTGTTGTTATAGCCAGTGCTTATTGGGATCTCATGCGTATTTATGACCAATCACCGCGGTTTTCTAATCGCCTTGAACAATGCGCTGTAAAGTTATCTGAATTTTTGCCGCTAACACCAATCTATGGTGAGATTTTACGCAAAATTGAAGATTATAAAAAATCTGCCAAAAACAAAGACAAGTTTGATCTTGTCGCAAAGATGTCCACCAAGGGCAAACGACGTTGCTTTATCGCCACAGCAGCATTTCAAGATGCTGACGCACCAACTGTAGTTATTCTATCAAACTTTAGAGACAACATACTTGAACAGAGCCCCTTGGGCCGTAAAGTCACCAAATTGTATTACCGAATGAGCCCACCAGTAGCCGAAATCCTAGATCAGAGTGCTATCTTAAGAAATATCACACGCGGCGCCCTCGTTTCAATTGCAGGGCATTTAGACAAAAAATACAGCTTGAAAACCAAGCACCCTTCAAAATAG